A portion of the Aquicoccus sp. G2-2 genome contains these proteins:
- a CDS encoding MAPEG family protein, giving the protein MSQLETYTTLSALWLALAWLPYLLDRIMVRGLIGAMANYDPAAPPQSPWAQRAMRAHRVAVEAFIGFAPLALIAMMRLHDDPYPGILAMTWFYAMLAHYIIYCLGITVIRTLAFVLAFAATVALALRLLSMI; this is encoded by the coding sequence GTGAGCCAGCTTGAAACCTACACCACTCTTTCCGCCCTTTGGCTTGCCCTCGCCTGGCTGCCTTACCTGCTTGACAGGATCATGGTGCGCGGGCTGATCGGCGCGATGGCCAATTATGACCCCGCCGCACCCCCGCAAAGCCCATGGGCCCAGCGCGCCATGCGCGCGCACCGCGTCGCGGTCGAGGCCTTCATCGGCTTCGCCCCGTTGGCGCTGATTGCGATGATGCGCCTGCACGATGATCCCTATCCCGGCATTCTGGCAATGACATGGTTCTACGCCATGCTCGCCCATTACATCATTTATTGCCTCGGCATCACCGTGATCCGTACGCTGGCCTTCGTGCTGGCCTTCGCCGCCACAGTGGCGCTCGCCCTGAGATTGCTCAGCATGATCTGA
- a CDS encoding response regulator transcription factor has translation MSSAPLVTILDDEPAIRAMLTQALEEAGFRTLAFARATEFEAALKSTTPDVCLVDLSLPDRDGLGLVHRLALEQGATVIIISGRAQVQDRVTGLELGADDYIIKPFDPTEVVARIRARLRKPGGASQTGETAHFNGWTAHFDRFLLVDEHGTETRFSHAEGEVLRLFLERPRRLISRANMQEALGGAASESFDRAMDVRISRLRTKLREDPKNPRLIKTIYGAGYIFLGEVRWT, from the coding sequence ATGAGTTCTGCCCCGCTCGTCACCATTCTCGACGATGAACCCGCAATCCGCGCCATGCTCACTCAGGCGCTCGAAGAGGCAGGCTTTCGCACCCTCGCTTTTGCCCGCGCCACCGAGTTCGAAGCCGCGCTGAAAAGCACCACCCCGGATGTCTGCCTCGTCGATCTGTCGCTGCCCGACCGTGACGGCCTCGGCCTTGTTCATCGCCTCGCGCTTGAACAAGGGGCCACGGTAATCATCATTTCCGGCCGCGCACAGGTGCAGGATCGGGTGACCGGCCTTGAACTGGGTGCCGACGATTACATCATCAAACCGTTCGACCCGACCGAGGTCGTCGCCCGCATCCGCGCCCGCCTGCGCAAACCCGGCGGCGCGTCGCAAACCGGCGAAACCGCCCATTTCAACGGCTGGACCGCGCATTTCGACCGCTTCCTTCTGGTCGATGAACATGGCACCGAAACCCGTTTCTCCCATGCCGAAGGCGAAGTGCTGCGGCTCTTTCTCGAACGCCCCCGCCGCCTGATCTCGCGCGCCAACATGCAAGAAGCCCTCGGCGGTGCGGCCAGCGAAAGCTTTGATCGCGCGATGGACGTGCGCATCTCCCGGCTGCGCACCAAACTGCGCGAAGACCCGAAAAACCCCCGCCTGATCAAAACCATCTACGGCGCAGGCTACATCTTTCTGGGCGAAGTGCGGTGGACCTAA